The Cyclobacterium amurskyense genome contains the following window.
CCAAGATCTATCCGTTGCCAAATTTGCTCCTTTTCCCGATTAAAGGTCCAAAGCACTTTGGTATCTTTGGTACTGTACCTTACACCGCCCTCTGTTCCAAAAACTTCAATAAACCAGGAGTTTGTTTCCCCAGGAGCCAGGCGCTTCATTTCTAACAACATAGGCACTTCTTCTCCTTCAATTGAAATGGTAGAAGAAAGGTGGGCATTGTTCCAGGTATCACATTCACTCCATCCACCTTTTCCATCAGGCCTTTTTGTGACGATCTTTTGAAGCTGGGCATAGACCCTGTCAGGCTTCCACCCCATCCTTAGCGGAATATGCATCACATGCATACCTAAATCGCCCATCACTCCTATATCTCCACAAAACTTGGATTGCCTTTTCCAGTTAATTGGTTTAAAAGGATCCATATCACTTGAATGACAAAACCCAGCCTTGACTTCTATAACCTTACCGAGTCTTCCGGATAAAATCTCCTTAATTACTCGCTGACCTCCTGGGAAAAAGGGCATTTCAGAACTGCACCTTACAAAACGGCCCGATTCATCAATCTTATTTTTGATAATTTTGGCCGCTTCAAGATTTATCCCGAATGGCTTCTCTGCAAACAAATCTTTCCCAGCTTCAAGTACTTTCAGGTAATATTCCTCATGCAGGTGGTGGGGAAGGGCCACATAAACCACATCCACATTTGATGAATCAAGCAAAGCTTTGTAATCAGTGGTTAGCAAATCTATAGTAGGAATCTGCTCATACCATTTTAATGCCTCTTTATTGATATCGCAAACGGCTTTTAAAACTACCTTTAAGGGATAATCATTGAGGACAAACCACCTTCCAAGCGCACTCGCCACTTCCTTGCCCATCAGGCCTCCTCCTATTATTCCTACGTTAATGGTTTTCATTTCCTAGTTTGACTTTAATAAGCCTCTCACTTCATCCGGAGTAGCATCATTGTGAACAATAGCCATCAGGGCTCGGGTCATTCCTCCAGGATTGGCATGCTGCACCACATTTCTGCCATAAACAATGCCTTTTGCACCTTGCTTCATCAGGCGATAGGTTCTTTCCAATATTTCTTCGTCACTGGCACGGCCTCCACCTCTTACCAATACAGGTACATCTCCAGCCATCTCAATTACTTTATGGTATTCCTCCACATCATCTGTTGGATCAGCTTTTATTAGATCCGCACCCAATTCTGCTGCCTGCCTGACCATTGGCGTGATCAGTTTTATATTGCCATCTACCATATAACCTCCAGCCTTGTTATTGGGCTGAAAAACCAATGGTTCTATCATTAGAGGCATTCCATAATGGTCACACATGGGTTTTAGCTTAAGTATATTCTGAATACAATGGTCTGTAACTTCTGGCGCTCCAGGGATATTAAAAAGGTTAACAACCACACAGGCCGCATCCAATCTGACAGCCTGCAGTACAGGCTCATCTATCATTCTACTGTACAATACTTTCTGTAATTCAAGACCATACACATTGGCAACATCAGTTCTTAAAACAAGTGCTGGCTTTCGCTTACCAGGCACAGACTGTAAATGTCGGGCCTGCCCTACGGTCAATTGGATAGCATCTGGATCGGCATCGATCAAAACTTTGACAGATGCTGAAATATTCTCTATTCCACTCAAAAATGTATATTCACTAAAAAACCCATGGTCGATGGCTACATCAAAACATTTTCCAGATTTCTCGTTAAAAAGCCTATTAATCCTACTTAATTTCATACTATTTTTATTTACTAAGGTTATTTCGTTTGATTGAATTAAATTATAATTCTATTAATTGTATCGCTAATATTTATGGGTTTCCCACCCTGTCTTTTGCTTTCATCAGCTGCTTCCATAAATGCATAAATTTCAATGGTTTCTTCTGGTTCTACTGGAAGTTTACCCGTAGTAAAAAAGCCATCTATGGCCCTAACCAACCTTTGATACCCTTCAAATTTTCCTATTGAATTAATTCCGTTCGTACCAAATACGGTACCTCCGAAACCAACTTTCCCCATTCGTATACCTCTGAAATACCCCAACTTATCACCTGCCCAATTCCCTACAATCATATCTGTCCCGTTGGTTGAGGTCCTTGAGACCGTTTGACAGCCTGTGCCCATGACACTGTAGAGCGATTCTATGCCATGAATGCCATCCCAGAACATATCCACATGGGATTTTTGAAGGGGAGCAGGCCCGTAAGTTTGCGCTCCCAATAACTCACCCACGTATTCCCCTGCTTTAATTACAGTGTTTTGGCTTCCATAGCGTAAGGCAGAAGAGCTAAAGACTTTGACCCCAAAACGATTGGCTTCATGAAAAATCTTCAATACATTTTCCAGATTTTCTGCCAAAGGTTTGTCGATATAAACAAGCTTACCTGCTTTTAACACAGGCAAAACCTGTTCTAAATGTGGCCTCCCATCGTTGGTCAATAGCATTATAGCATCCGATTTTTCAATGACTTCATCTATTGAATTGACCGTAGATACTCCTTGTTTTCCAATCCTCTCAGCAAACTCTTGCAACCTTTCTTCAGAGAATTCCACATCAGGATTTCCTTTTGGATGGTATATCGCCACAACTTTACTGTTGTAGCCTCCTGAATTAGCTCCTTCAGCATTCAGAATTTCAGTAAAATCAGCACTATGAACAGAAAGCCCAATAATACCTACGCTAATTTTCGGCTTAATCATTTCCTTGTCAACTGATTTAGAATAAGGTTACTAGATTGAACCCGAAATATGCAATAGACATTCTATTACATAATCCGGGTTGAAACAGGCTAATAAATTTAGGGCAATACCCGCATGATGCCCCTCATCACCGGCGCATGCCCAGGAAAGGTGCATACAAACTGGTAATCACCCGGCTTGGTAGGTGCTTTAAACTTCATTGTTTCCACTGTTTTGCCATTTAACAATTTGGAAGCGGTTATTATTTTCGGACTTTTGGGAAGGTATTGTTTCGCAGGTCCATCATCTCCCAAAGCGATTGCCAATGAGGCTACTTCATCTGCGGCACCAGGCTCTACGATGACAATATTGTGTTCCATCAAGTCTTTGTTATCCACTGTCAACTCTATTTGCTGACCAGCCTTAACAGTAAATTCTGAAACATCAAAGGCAAGCAATTCGGCCACAATGGTTAATTTTGCTATAGGATCTTTTTGTAGTTCTAGTTTTCGTTTCCCACTTTCATTAGCCTTTTTGGCAGGAGCCATATTGGCATGGCCTTTCATGTCTTCATGTTTCTCCTCCACTTTAGTAGAATCTGCATTTTCCCAGAATTTCTCATAGAATGTTCTAAACTGCATTCCTGAAATATCTGCGGTAGTTCCACCACGTCTATGAGAATCCCTATCGCTCCAAAACCAGGCAACTTTCTGCGCTGCTATTCTGGCTTTTTCCTCAGGTGATCTCAACACCGTTTTGAGCAATTCATTGTTTTTCACATTGTGTTGCTGGTGAAGCCATAAAATCTCCAACATTGGAAGCGCATCATCCTTACTTTGAGGATCAAGTGTTTTCGCATAAGTTTGCGCTTTTTCTATCACTTCCTTTGTATCCCTTCCGCTCAACTCTACTCGTACTGAATGCCTGATCCCATCCACTGGACTTTTAAACAGTTCCAGAAGCTTCTCTACAGGTTCCCCGTAAATGGCTACCGGCTCCTGAAGTGGTCTGTTTTTTGCAGTTATGCGGTAAATCCTACCATGTGCCTGATCCCTGTTGATGTCCCTGAGATTATAGGGGGAATGGGTAATGATCGCATTGTGCCAATCCCCAAAGTACAAGGCCCCGTCTTTTCCTATTACCCCATCAGAAGGACGGAAGTTAGGGTCACCTGTGTAACCCGGAGGCACAACCCTAGGTTGGGCTTCAGAGGAAGGACGGAAGGTTGGATCATTTCCTGTAAACACTAGGTCTCCGGCTTCAACACCTTCTACTACTCCCATATCTTTGTATTCCAACTGGTAACGCTTTATCCCTTGAAATCCAATCACATTGTATATCAGGAAATTGTTTTCGTATTTCTCTGGGAAATGCTGGCTGGATAAAATTTGATTGGAGGTAATTGGTCGAATTGTTTGTTTGAACAATGGCCTTTTGTCAAATTCATTGGTGTCTGTCGTGGAAGTAACTGTTCTTTTGTAATAAACCTGAAAAGCTTTTCCTGTTGTACCATCTGTTATTAACGGATTGCCCCATCTATCTATACTGATACCGTGTGCATTGGGTGTATTCTCCACCATAAATGAGAAGTCAGAAGTCCTTGGATTGAAACGATAAAGTCCCGGTGATCCTGATTCTTCACTTTTTCGGTAAGGTGTTTCTATATTTTCAAGAATGAAAATCCCTCTTTGGTAATAGATATTTCCATCTGGAGCATAGATTAGGTTATTCGCTGTATGATGTGAATCATCAGAACCCAAGCCTCCAAAAAGCCTCTCTTTAAAATCCGCCACTCCATCGCCATCAGTATCCTTAAGAAACCACACGTCTGGAGCAGAGATTACGATCACTCCACCATTCCAAAATTCAAAACCAGTAGGGTGTGGTACATAGGCAAAAGTGGTTACTTTATCCGCCTTGCCATCACCGTCCTCATCACTGAGGTAGGCTAATCTGTCACTCATCTCTCTACCAGGCTCCCATTTTGGATAGGTGGACCATGAGGCTACCCAGATATTTCCTTTTGTATCCACTTGCAAAGCAACAGGGTTGATGATCTCCGGGAATTCATCTTCCGCAGCAAAAAGGTTGACTTCCAAATCGTCAGGCACTGTCATTCTTTCTATGGCTTCCTCTGGATCTACATAAGTCAAATCTCTCACAATATGGGTACCTACCATCACTGGATCAGGCATATTGCTGTCATCCACTTCCAGATCTTCTCCATTGGCTCGCGCCCAGATTTTCTCATCTCTATTGGCTGTCATCACATCCAACATTTCTAATTCCCTCTGCAAGGTTTTATAATTACCATCTTGTATGGATCGCGTTCCCCAAACATCATTGCCACTAATGGCTCTGTACTTGTGAAACCAATAAAGGTTTTTGTCCTTAACAGTAGACCTTATGGAATCCAAAGCTACTTGATCTTCATTTAAGCTTCCCCCCATTAGGGTTTCAGCAATGAATTTGCCCACTTCCTGATTGCCTTTTTCATTTAAATGAATGCCATTTATCGTCAAAGGCTCCTCTATGATTTGGTACATTTGCTTTGTTGCTTCAAACAGATCAACGAAGACAACCTCTTTCTCCTCTGCAACTTCTGCCATAGCCTGGGTATAAGCCTGCAGTCGGGGATTGTTTTCGGAGCCATCAGGAAGGTTGGGAGAACCTAGGTCCTCATGTGCTATAGGAGAAAACAACACGACTTTGGGCACATTCACAGAATCGTATTTCTGTGTCCGCAAATGATCGATCCAAAGGGAAAGTTGTTTTTTAAAGTTCTCTGGTTGATTATCAAAAGATTCATTGTACCCGAAAAATGAGAAAATTACATTGGCTTTAACCTTTGACAAATGACTATCGCTGTCCCCAAACCCTTCATGAGCTCTCGGCCTATAATGCACCTGATCCCCTGAATAACCCAGGTTTCTGAAAACTAGCTTTTTGCCAGGGTTAGCAGCTTGAAGATACGTCTCCATCCATCCGTCATGCTGGAATCGCTCAGCCAATGAATTCCCAACAATGGCTATTCTATCCCCTTCACTGAAAGAAAAATCAGACTTGCTGGAACAGGCCCCTAAATAAATCAGGCTGCCCAAGAGGATAAAGGAATGGACCACCCTTATGGGGTTTCTCGAATTTTTCAATAATCTCATTTAGAATTTAATTTAAATAAATGTTAATTTTCCAACCTATTGGATAGGGCTTTCCTCAATGCATTTCTACAGAACAGGTTCCAAGCCCTGGTGCGTAGAAGTTAAACTTTACATTAGGATGATCTGCCAAAACCGACATAGGCACAGAAGTGTCTGGAATATTATTGGATATCATGTAGGTGGTCAGTCTCTGACCAAAGGGATTGTCATGGGCTCCGGCATGCCATATAGAGACCTGATCCGTTTCCCAGGTTTCTTTAGGTCCTACTGTCACAGCTTGCGTTGGTATCAAAGGAACATTCCCTCCACAGTGCAACCTGGAATTTTGTTGAATGGTGATAGGGTGCAAATCCAAAACCCTGGTAGGAAGTTTTTTGTATTCCTCCACCGTTTGAGGATTTTCCTTATAGGCTCCTTCTCGT
Protein-coding sequences here:
- a CDS encoding Gfo/Idh/MocA family protein, coding for MIKPKISVGIIGLSVHSADFTEILNAEGANSGGYNSKVVAIYHPKGNPDVEFSEERLQEFAERIGKQGVSTVNSIDEVIEKSDAIMLLTNDGRPHLEQVLPVLKAGKLVYIDKPLAENLENVLKIFHEANRFGVKVFSSSALRYGSQNTVIKAGEYVGELLGAQTYGPAPLQKSHVDMFWDGIHGIESLYSVMGTGCQTVSRTSTNGTDMIVGNWAGDKLGYFRGIRMGKVGFGGTVFGTNGINSIGKFEGYQRLVRAIDGFFTTGKLPVEPEETIEIYAFMEAADESKRQGGKPINISDTINRIII
- a CDS encoding class I fructose-bisphosphate aldolase; its protein translation is MKLSRINRLFNEKSGKCFDVAIDHGFFSEYTFLSGIENISASVKVLIDADPDAIQLTVGQARHLQSVPGKRKPALVLRTDVANVYGLELQKVLYSRMIDEPVLQAVRLDAACVVVNLFNIPGAPEVTDHCIQNILKLKPMCDHYGMPLMIEPLVFQPNNKAGGYMVDGNIKLITPMVRQAAELGADLIKADPTDDVEEYHKVIEMAGDVPVLVRGGGRASDEEILERTYRLMKQGAKGIVYGRNVVQHANPGGMTRALMAIVHNDATPDEVRGLLKSN
- a CDS encoding Gfo/Idh/MocA family protein, with translation MKTINVGIIGGGLMGKEVASALGRWFVLNDYPLKVVLKAVCDINKEALKWYEQIPTIDLLTTDYKALLDSSNVDVVYVALPHHLHEEYYLKVLEAGKDLFAEKPFGINLEAAKIIKNKIDESGRFVRCSSEMPFFPGGQRVIKEILSGRLGKVIEVKAGFCHSSDMDPFKPINWKRQSKFCGDIGVMGDLGMHVMHIPLRMGWKPDRVYAQLQKIVTKRPDGKGGWSECDTWNNAHLSSTISIEGEEVPMLLEMKRLAPGETNSWFIEVFGTEGGVRYSTKDTKVLWTFNREKEQIWQRIDLGFQVPFPTITGGIFEPGFPDCFMQMLAAYFAEREGFLEGRLGCVTPEEAVMSHQVFDAALKSHQSKSAIVIP
- a CDS encoding PVC-type heme-binding CxxCH protein: MRLLKNSRNPIRVVHSFILLGSLIYLGACSSKSDFSFSEGDRIAIVGNSLAERFQHDGWMETYLQAANPGKKLVFRNLGYSGDQVHYRPRAHEGFGDSDSHLSKVKANVIFSFFGYNESFDNQPENFKKQLSLWIDHLRTQKYDSVNVPKVVLFSPIAHEDLGSPNLPDGSENNPRLQAYTQAMAEVAEEKEVVFVDLFEATKQMYQIIEEPLTINGIHLNEKGNQEVGKFIAETLMGGSLNEDQVALDSIRSTVKDKNLYWFHKYRAISGNDVWGTRSIQDGNYKTLQRELEMLDVMTANRDEKIWARANGEDLEVDDSNMPDPVMVGTHIVRDLTYVDPEEAIERMTVPDDLEVNLFAAEDEFPEIINPVALQVDTKGNIWVASWSTYPKWEPGREMSDRLAYLSDEDGDGKADKVTTFAYVPHPTGFEFWNGGVIVISAPDVWFLKDTDGDGVADFKERLFGGLGSDDSHHTANNLIYAPDGNIYYQRGIFILENIETPYRKSEESGSPGLYRFNPRTSDFSFMVENTPNAHGISIDRWGNPLITDGTTGKAFQVYYKRTVTSTTDTNEFDKRPLFKQTIRPITSNQILSSQHFPEKYENNFLIYNVIGFQGIKRYQLEYKDMGVVEGVEAGDLVFTGNDPTFRPSSEAQPRVVPPGYTGDPNFRPSDGVIGKDGALYFGDWHNAIITHSPYNLRDINRDQAHGRIYRITAKNRPLQEPVAIYGEPVEKLLELFKSPVDGIRHSVRVELSGRDTKEVIEKAQTYAKTLDPQSKDDALPMLEILWLHQQHNVKNNELLKTVLRSPEEKARIAAQKVAWFWSDRDSHRRGGTTADISGMQFRTFYEKFWENADSTKVEEKHEDMKGHANMAPAKKANESGKRKLELQKDPIAKLTIVAELLAFDVSEFTVKAGQQIELTVDNKDLMEHNIVIVEPGAADEVASLAIALGDDGPAKQYLPKSPKIITASKLLNGKTVETMKFKAPTKPGDYQFVCTFPGHAPVMRGIMRVLP